Proteins from a genomic interval of Caulobacter sp. SL161:
- a CDS encoding aminotransferase class V-fold PLP-dependent enzyme, producing MPAVAPALPKTRPLCRQPSRPQSDHLAPPIGSWAAPSPYPANQRTPMPLAPSRRHLLSVAGLGAPALLAGGARAGASSPATSLTPDSIPVAELHRQFDVEPGYHNLEAGYWSMMPRMVAQAFAHNTAMVNRANAIWARNVLPGGEGWTSAFRAAEAAIARLVGCGADEIAIARSGADALQMLITNYKPLKAGDGVICCDLDYDTMIAAMRWLGTHKGAKVVEFAMPEPATTANILAAYEDVLKRTPEAKLLLVTQVSNKTGLVTPVREIVAMARARGVDTIVDAAHGVACLDFQLEDLGADFVGWSVHKWTSAPLGTGAMYVRKSRLPDVDIAFENRNFPDDDINTRIPSGTVNFAAVMTIPTAVDFHFAVGGAAKERHMRGLRDRWVHAVKDLANVEICVPDDPARYCAITSFRLKGMTTDEAARRVQKRLFDVHRIHTIWRGGVRKGPVIRVTPGLFSTPADVDALAKALRTEQAMLL from the coding sequence TTGCCCGCCGTCGCGCCCGCTCTGCCCAAGACACGACCTCTGTGCCGCCAGCCTTCGCGCCCGCAGTCGGACCATCTTGCACCGCCCATCGGTTCATGGGCTGCTCCCTCGCCGTACCCGGCCAACCAGAGGACCCCGATGCCCCTCGCGCCCAGCCGCCGCCATTTGCTTTCCGTCGCCGGTCTTGGCGCGCCGGCCCTGCTCGCCGGCGGCGCACGCGCCGGCGCGTCCAGCCCCGCGACCAGCCTGACGCCCGACTCGATCCCCGTCGCCGAGCTCCATCGCCAGTTCGACGTCGAGCCCGGCTACCACAACCTCGAGGCCGGCTACTGGAGCATGATGCCCCGCATGGTGGCGCAGGCGTTTGCACACAACACGGCGATGGTGAACCGCGCCAACGCGATCTGGGCCCGCAACGTCCTGCCGGGCGGCGAAGGCTGGACCAGCGCCTTCCGCGCGGCCGAGGCCGCGATCGCGCGGCTGGTCGGCTGCGGCGCCGACGAGATCGCCATCGCCCGCAGCGGCGCCGACGCCCTGCAGATGCTGATCACCAACTACAAGCCGCTGAAGGCCGGCGACGGCGTGATCTGCTGCGATCTCGACTATGACACCATGATCGCCGCCATGCGCTGGCTGGGGACGCACAAGGGCGCCAAGGTCGTCGAGTTCGCCATGCCCGAGCCCGCGACCACCGCCAATATCCTGGCCGCCTATGAGGACGTTCTGAAGCGGACGCCGGAGGCCAAGCTGCTGCTGGTCACCCAGGTGTCCAACAAGACCGGCCTCGTCACCCCAGTGCGCGAGATCGTGGCCATGGCCCGCGCCCGCGGCGTGGACACCATCGTCGACGCCGCCCACGGCGTGGCCTGCCTGGATTTCCAGCTCGAGGATCTGGGCGCCGATTTCGTCGGGTGGTCGGTGCACAAATGGACCTCGGCGCCGCTCGGGACCGGCGCGATGTATGTTCGCAAGAGCCGCCTGCCGGATGTCGACATCGCCTTCGAGAACCGCAACTTCCCGGACGATGACATCAACACCCGTATCCCGTCGGGCACGGTGAACTTCGCCGCGGTCATGACCATCCCGACGGCGGTGGACTTCCATTTCGCGGTCGGCGGCGCGGCCAAGGAGCGGCACATGCGCGGCCTGCGCGATCGCTGGGTCCATGCGGTGAAGGATCTGGCGAATGTCGAGATCTGCGTTCCGGACGATCCGGCGCGCTACTGCGCGATCACCAGCTTCCGCCTGAAGGGCATGACCACCGACGAGGCCGCGCGCCGGGTGCAGAAGCGATTGTTCGACGTCCACCGCATCCACACGATCTGGCGCGGCGGTGTACGCAAGGGGCCGGTCATCCGCGTCACCCCGGGCCTGTTCAGCACGCCGGCCGATGTCGACGCCTTGGCCAAGGCCCTGCGGACCGAGCAGGCGATGCTGCTGTGA
- a CDS encoding ABC transporter ATP-binding protein, which translates to MTNVIEARGIEKVFHNGDEETRVLKGIDLTLGQGELVAMVGASGSGKSTLLSIIGLLLRPTAGALSISGERVDDLSERMRARFRNQRLGFVFQFHHLLPDFTAMENVAFPAAAPGGGISRAMRTRARDLLARVGLEDRIDFPAARLSGGQKQRVAIARALMNRPDLIIADEPTGNLDRESADRVLDLMREVNREEGATFLICTHDDGVAARCGRRLTLSDGRLTSNVRDPGGFS; encoded by the coding sequence ATGACCAACGTGATCGAAGCGCGGGGGATCGAGAAAGTCTTCCACAACGGTGATGAGGAAACCCGCGTCCTGAAAGGCATCGACCTGACGCTAGGCCAGGGCGAGCTGGTGGCCATGGTCGGGGCGTCCGGATCGGGCAAGTCGACCCTGTTGTCGATCATCGGCCTTCTGCTGCGTCCTACCGCCGGCGCCCTGAGCATCAGCGGCGAGCGGGTCGATGATCTGTCCGAGCGGATGCGCGCGCGCTTCCGCAATCAGCGCCTAGGCTTTGTCTTTCAGTTCCACCATCTGCTGCCCGACTTCACGGCGATGGAGAACGTCGCCTTTCCGGCCGCCGCGCCGGGCGGGGGCATCTCGCGGGCGATGCGCACGCGGGCGCGCGATCTTCTGGCGCGCGTGGGCCTGGAAGACCGGATCGACTTTCCCGCCGCGCGGCTCTCGGGCGGGCAGAAGCAGCGCGTCGCCATCGCGCGCGCCTTGATGAACCGGCCCGACCTGATCATCGCCGACGAACCGACCGGGAACCTGGACCGAGAGTCGGCGGATCGCGTTCTGGACCTGATGCGCGAGGTCAATCGGGAGGAGGGCGCGACCTTCCTGATCTGCACCCATGATGACGGTGTGGCGGCGCGATGTGGCCGTCGCCTGACCTTGAGTGACGGCAGGCTGACTTCGAACGTCCGCGATCCTGGCGGCTTTTCCTAA
- a CDS encoding ATP-binding protein has protein sequence MAPSKGEDSRLVRIALTEAYVPIARGYLLAAAIYNSLIAIAHPFYETGLTLVMLTGLTGATAIYAFGAWFLLRRRRIVGGHLEWLVLGMNALFLGHVTAYHLFHLEPQKLIYFVLLALVFATSAPSRRVANVSVGAALVSLVFIARGAPGDMVNQYLFIGLAGAFAAVGMSTLMRGVVGREVRARLASQALNDELERELTENRRLRTEAQALALAAEKANRAKSEFLATISHEIRTPLNGVLGMAQIMASGELQVDQRRRLETITASGQSLLSLINTILDVSRIEDGKMEIVEGPFDLTAQMNTLHLLYGGLARDKHLDFSLEVSPTVAGWRQGDGERLRQVLSNLISNAIKFTDSGAVRVTLDGDDQGLVVRVLDTGVGIPEAQRERLFTKFAQLDSSSTRRVGGSGLGLAICKSLAELMGGEISFLAPAEGGACFELTLPMARSDPPPAVAAPPAPALAPASADEDAAPRILVVDDNQTNRAVLLTLLGHLGADAHFAVDGRDAVAMWEQDRWDVILMDIHMPEMDGLQACQVIREGERQGGRVRTPVVAVTASVLPHERSLYVQAGMDAVVPKPVEVPKLLEVLADVLADADEAAVDTRGAA, from the coding sequence TTGGCGCCGTCGAAAGGTGAAGACTCGCGGCTTGTCAGGATCGCCCTGACAGAAGCCTACGTGCCGATCGCGCGTGGCTATCTGCTGGCGGCCGCCATCTACAATTCGCTGATCGCCATCGCCCATCCGTTCTACGAGACGGGCCTCACCCTCGTCATGCTGACGGGCCTGACCGGGGCCACCGCGATCTATGCGTTCGGCGCGTGGTTTCTGTTGCGGCGGCGTCGGATCGTGGGCGGCCACCTGGAGTGGCTGGTCCTGGGGATGAACGCGCTCTTTCTGGGGCACGTGACCGCCTACCACCTGTTTCACCTCGAGCCGCAGAAGCTGATCTACTTCGTGCTGCTGGCGCTGGTCTTCGCCACCTCGGCGCCGAGCCGCCGTGTGGCCAATGTCAGCGTTGGCGCCGCGCTCGTCAGCCTGGTCTTCATCGCGCGCGGCGCGCCGGGCGATATGGTCAACCAGTACCTCTTCATCGGCCTGGCCGGAGCCTTCGCGGCGGTCGGCATGTCGACCCTGATGCGGGGCGTGGTCGGCCGCGAGGTGCGCGCGCGTCTGGCCAGTCAGGCGCTCAATGACGAGCTCGAGCGGGAGCTGACCGAGAACCGTCGCCTGCGCACCGAGGCCCAGGCCCTGGCGCTGGCCGCCGAGAAGGCCAACCGCGCCAAGTCCGAGTTCCTGGCCACCATTAGCCACGAGATCCGCACGCCCCTGAACGGCGTGCTGGGCATGGCCCAGATCATGGCCTCGGGAGAGCTGCAGGTCGATCAGCGTCGGCGCCTGGAAACGATCACCGCCTCGGGCCAGTCCCTGCTTAGCCTGATCAACACCATCCTGGACGTCTCGCGCATCGAGGATGGCAAGATGGAGATCGTCGAGGGCCCCTTCGATCTCACCGCCCAGATGAACACGCTGCACCTGCTCTATGGCGGCCTGGCCCGCGACAAGCATCTGGACTTCAGTCTGGAGGTCTCGCCAACAGTCGCCGGGTGGCGCCAGGGCGACGGCGAGCGGTTGCGCCAGGTGCTGTCGAACCTGATTTCCAACGCCATCAAGTTCACGGACAGCGGCGCGGTGCGCGTCACCCTGGACGGCGACGATCAAGGCCTCGTCGTGCGCGTGCTGGACACCGGTGTCGGAATTCCCGAGGCTCAGCGCGAGCGGTTGTTCACCAAGTTCGCCCAGCTCGACAGCTCCAGCACGCGGCGCGTGGGCGGATCGGGTCTGGGGCTGGCGATCTGCAAGTCGCTGGCCGAGCTGATGGGCGGAGAGATCAGCTTCCTGGCGCCGGCCGAGGGCGGCGCTTGCTTCGAGCTGACTTTGCCCATGGCCCGGAGCGACCCACCGCCCGCCGTGGCCGCCCCGCCCGCACCGGCGCTGGCGCCCGCATCAGCGGATGAGGACGCCGCGCCGCGAATCCTGGTGGTCGACGACAACCAGACCAATCGCGCGGTCTTGCTGACCCTGCTGGGACATCTGGGCGCCGACGCCCATTTCGCCGTGGACGGCCGCGATGCGGTGGCGATGTGGGAGCAGGACCGCTGGGACGTCATCCTGATGGACATCCACATGCCCGAGATGGACGGCCTCCAGGCCTGCCAGGTGATCCGAGAGGGCGAGCGCCAAGGTGGCCGAGTCCGCACGCCCGTGGTCGCAGTGACCGCCAGCGTGCTGCCCCATGAGCGCTCCTTGTATGTGCAGGCGGGCATGGACGCCGTCGTTCCCAAGCCCGTCGAGGTGCCGAAGCTTCTGGAAGTGTTGGCAGATGTTCTCGCTGACGCTGACGAAGCCGCCGTGGACACGCGCGGCGCGGCCTGA
- a CDS encoding S9 family peptidase: MDRRQMMTGAAAALTSSTALLSGTAFGSPMTADNAARPTPPVAKKVPKTITQLGRTRTDDYAWMKDDNWQKVLRDPSLIKADVKEHLTAENAYTRAMLAPTEALQAAMFEEMKGRIKEDDASVPAKDGPFEYYTRYDKGAQHPVHARKPVGGGAEVVLLDEEKEAKGKAFYQVGAASHSPDHKLYAWAVDEQGSEVFRIHVKDLATGALLGEAVDSTTGDFCFSPDGQWLFWTFRDDNGRPAKIYRRPIKGAAKDDVLIYDEPDEGFFIGVGVSSSEKYVVISCGNQETSEALLIPAANPTAKPVIFHPREVGLRYEVEHWNDHWVIRTNADGAVDWKLVTTPETATSKANWKDWVAHKPGRLISGTMAYKAWFVRLEKVDALNRVVVTAKDGAEHAIAFDEAAYALSLEGGYEYDTDTVRFVYNSMTTPRQWFDYDMAKRTRTLRKTQEIPSGHDPSKYETRRLNAKAADGAEVPIFVLMKKGTKLDGSAPLLLYGYGSYGISMEPNFSIRNFSLVDRGWIWATACPRGGSEKGWSWFLDGKKFKKKNTFTDFIACAEHLHAAGYGKPANTVAYGGSAGGLLMGAISNMRPDLFAGIIAAVPFVDVVNTMSDTTLPLTPPEWPEWGNPLEDKEAYDYIASYSPYDNIGPKPYPAILATGGLSDPRVTYWEPQKWVAKLRPATTSGNPVLLKINMEAGHGGASGRFDFLKEIALDYAFAVWAVEKGWTKA, from the coding sequence ATGGATCGACGTCAGATGATGACGGGAGCCGCCGCGGCGCTTACGTCATCGACCGCACTCCTGTCTGGAACAGCTTTTGGATCGCCCATGACCGCCGACAACGCCGCCCGCCCCACGCCGCCGGTGGCCAAGAAGGTCCCCAAGACCATCACCCAGCTGGGCCGCACACGCACCGACGACTACGCCTGGATGAAGGACGACAACTGGCAGAAGGTCCTGCGCGATCCCAGCCTGATCAAGGCCGACGTCAAGGAACACCTGACCGCCGAGAACGCCTACACCAGGGCCATGCTGGCCCCGACTGAGGCGCTGCAGGCGGCGATGTTCGAGGAGATGAAGGGCCGCATCAAGGAAGACGACGCCAGCGTCCCGGCCAAGGACGGCCCGTTCGAATACTACACGCGCTACGACAAGGGCGCGCAGCATCCGGTCCACGCCCGCAAACCGGTGGGCGGCGGCGCCGAGGTGGTCCTGCTGGACGAAGAGAAGGAAGCCAAGGGCAAGGCCTTCTACCAGGTCGGTGCGGCCAGCCATTCGCCCGATCACAAGCTCTACGCCTGGGCCGTCGACGAGCAGGGTTCGGAAGTCTTCCGCATCCACGTGAAGGACCTGGCGACCGGCGCCCTGCTGGGCGAGGCCGTGGACAGCACCACCGGCGACTTCTGCTTCTCGCCCGACGGCCAGTGGCTGTTCTGGACGTTCCGGGACGACAATGGCCGTCCCGCCAAGATCTATCGCCGCCCGATCAAGGGCGCGGCCAAGGACGACGTGCTGATCTATGACGAGCCCGACGAGGGCTTCTTCATCGGGGTCGGCGTCTCCAGCTCCGAGAAGTACGTCGTCATCTCGTGCGGCAACCAGGAAACCAGCGAGGCGCTGCTGATTCCGGCGGCGAACCCGACGGCCAAGCCGGTGATCTTCCACCCGCGCGAGGTGGGGCTGCGCTACGAGGTCGAGCACTGGAACGACCACTGGGTGATCCGCACCAACGCCGACGGCGCCGTCGACTGGAAGCTGGTCACCACGCCGGAGACCGCGACCAGCAAGGCCAACTGGAAGGACTGGGTGGCCCACAAGCCGGGCCGCCTGATCTCGGGGACCATGGCCTACAAGGCCTGGTTCGTGCGCCTGGAGAAGGTCGACGCCCTCAACCGCGTGGTCGTGACCGCCAAGGACGGCGCCGAGCACGCCATCGCCTTCGACGAGGCCGCCTACGCCCTGTCGCTGGAAGGCGGCTACGAGTACGACACCGACACGGTGCGCTTCGTCTACAACTCGATGACCACGCCGCGTCAGTGGTTCGACTACGACATGGCCAAGCGCACGCGCACGCTGCGCAAGACCCAGGAAATTCCCTCCGGCCACGATCCGTCCAAGTACGAGACCCGCCGCCTGAACGCCAAGGCCGCCGACGGCGCCGAGGTGCCGATCTTCGTCCTGATGAAGAAGGGCACCAAGCTGGACGGCTCGGCGCCGCTGCTGCTGTACGGCTATGGCAGCTACGGCATCTCGATGGAGCCCAACTTCTCGATCCGCAATTTCAGCCTGGTGGACCGGGGCTGGATCTGGGCCACGGCCTGCCCGCGCGGCGGCTCGGAAAAAGGCTGGAGCTGGTTCCTGGACGGCAAGAAGTTCAAGAAGAAGAACACCTTCACCGACTTCATCGCCTGCGCCGAGCACCTGCACGCGGCCGGCTATGGCAAGCCCGCCAATACGGTGGCCTATGGCGGCTCGGCCGGCGGCCTCTTGATGGGTGCGATCAGCAACATGCGCCCTGACCTGTTCGCCGGGATCATCGCGGCGGTGCCGTTCGTCGACGTGGTCAACACCATGAGCGACACCACCCTGCCCCTGACCCCGCCGGAGTGGCCCGAATGGGGCAATCCGCTGGAGGACAAGGAAGCCTACGACTACATCGCCAGCTATTCGCCTTACGACAACATCGGGCCCAAGCCCTATCCGGCGATCCTGGCCACCGGGGGCCTGTCGGACCCGCGCGTCACCTATTGGGAGCCGCAGAAGTGGGTCGCAAAGCTGCGGCCCGCCACGACCAGCGGCAATCCGGTGCTGCTGAAGATCAATATGGAGGCCGGTCACGGCGGCGCCTCGGGCCGCTTTGATTTCCTCAAGGAGATCGCGCTGGACTACGCCTTCGCCGTCTGGGCGGTTGAAAAGGGTTGGACGAAGGCGTGA
- a CDS encoding trypsin-like serine peptidase: MNNPRVRQNDNLRRRSAMVKLPRASRLVRVAYRGGDVMPVDLSVDLIKATVQLEQPLGDGSRTVGTGFLIADTTPDGKPRTILITAAHVFERMPSMTARIGYRVQGSDSVWRYDPEALKIRDGDHPLWVKHPTRDVAAMVVEAPEEFVRAAIPLNYLAKDDTFNAFNLGPGDEMMALGFPRGLSANSAGFPILRSGRVASYPLTPSKDFPTFLLDFSVFPGNSGGPVFMAQAARRRPGGNDTQDVQFIAGVLTQQVELSGERLEIGIVTHAKFIRETLAMIDQAPGDPVTQAQAAQPPPTPGAIAAVSTPTVPLGANR; the protein is encoded by the coding sequence TTGAACAACCCGCGCGTGCGGCAGAACGACAACTTGCGGCGCAGAAGCGCTATGGTCAAACTCCCTCGAGCGTCGAGGCTAGTGCGTGTCGCGTATCGAGGGGGGGACGTCATGCCGGTTGACCTCTCCGTCGACCTTATCAAGGCGACGGTGCAGCTGGAACAACCGTTGGGTGACGGCTCGCGGACGGTCGGTACCGGCTTTCTGATCGCCGACACCACCCCCGACGGCAAGCCGCGCACCATCCTCATCACCGCCGCCCACGTGTTCGAGCGGATGCCGTCGATGACGGCCCGCATCGGTTATCGCGTGCAGGGCTCCGACAGCGTCTGGCGCTACGATCCCGAAGCCTTGAAGATCCGCGACGGGGATCATCCGCTGTGGGTGAAGCATCCGACCCGCGACGTGGCCGCCATGGTGGTCGAGGCGCCCGAGGAGTTCGTCCGCGCGGCCATCCCCCTGAACTATCTGGCCAAGGACGACACCTTCAACGCCTTCAATCTGGGCCCCGGCGACGAGATGATGGCCTTGGGCTTTCCCAGGGGGCTGTCGGCTAATTCGGCGGGCTTTCCGATTCTGCGGTCGGGGCGAGTCGCCTCCTATCCGCTGACCCCATCGAAGGACTTCCCGACCTTTCTGCTCGACTTCTCGGTGTTCCCGGGAAACTCGGGCGGGCCGGTGTTCATGGCGCAGGCCGCCCGTCGCCGCCCGGGCGGGAACGACACCCAGGATGTGCAGTTCATCGCCGGGGTGCTGACCCAACAGGTCGAGCTCTCGGGCGAGCGCCTCGAAATCGGCATCGTCACCCACGCCAAGTTCATTCGCGAGACGTTGGCGATGATCGATCAGGCGCCCGGCGATCCCGTCACCCAGGCCCAGGCCGCTCAGCCCCCGCCGACGCCCGGGGCCATCGCAGCAGTCTCCACCCCGACCGTCCCCCTCGGCGCCAACCGCTGA
- a CDS encoding MucR family transcriptional regulator, with protein MEDKATLIELTAEIVANYVANNSTPVSELPALIRATHDALAGIGSPPAPTVEVVTKATPAQIRKSITPEALISFEDGKPYKTLKRHLTTHGMTVAEYKAKWGLPNDYPTTAPAYSEARSQMAKALGLGQGGRKGKTTRGRKG; from the coding sequence GTGGAAGATAAAGCTACCCTAATCGAGCTTACTGCTGAAATCGTCGCCAACTATGTGGCCAATAATTCGACGCCGGTGTCGGAACTTCCGGCCCTGATCCGGGCGACGCATGATGCGCTGGCCGGCATTGGCTCGCCGCCGGCGCCGACGGTTGAAGTGGTGACCAAGGCTACGCCGGCCCAGATCCGCAAAAGCATCACGCCTGAGGCGCTGATCAGCTTCGAGGACGGCAAGCCCTACAAGACGCTGAAGCGTCACCTGACCACCCACGGCATGACCGTGGCCGAATACAAGGCCAAGTGGGGCCTGCCCAACGACTATCCGACGACCGCGCCCGCCTACAGCGAAGCGCGCTCGCAGATGGCTAAGGCCCTGGGCCTGGGCCAGGGTGGCCGCAAGGGCAAGACGACCCGCGGCCGCAAGGGCTGA
- a CDS encoding GNAT family N-acetyltransferase has translation MSVVIRASTDADIPAITAIYGWNVLNGLGTFEEIPPDAAEMARRRQGFLERGLPYLVAELDSKVVGYCYAGPFRLRAAYRYTVEDSVYVSPEAVGAGVGKALLSALITTCETLGLRQMCAVIGDSDNAASIGLHAALGFEKKGVFPNMGHKFGRWVDLVWMQRPLNGGGATPPDTLGMSLSGV, from the coding sequence GTGAGCGTTGTGATCCGGGCGTCGACCGACGCCGACATCCCGGCCATTACAGCCATCTACGGCTGGAACGTGCTCAATGGTCTAGGCACGTTCGAGGAGATCCCGCCCGACGCGGCCGAAATGGCGCGCCGGCGCCAGGGTTTCCTCGAGCGCGGCCTGCCCTATCTGGTCGCCGAGCTGGACAGCAAGGTTGTGGGCTATTGCTACGCAGGCCCGTTCCGTCTGCGCGCGGCCTATCGCTACACCGTCGAGGACAGCGTCTATGTCTCGCCCGAGGCGGTCGGCGCGGGGGTCGGCAAGGCGTTGTTGTCGGCCCTGATCACCACCTGTGAGACTTTGGGCCTGCGACAAATGTGCGCAGTCATCGGCGACAGCGACAACGCCGCCTCCATAGGCCTGCACGCCGCTCTTGGCTTTGAAAAGAAAGGCGTTTTCCCGAATATGGGCCACAAGTTCGGCCGCTGGGTGGACCTCGTCTGGATGCAGCGCCCCCTGAACGGCGGTGGAGCAACCCCGCCAGACACGCTTGGGATGAGTCTGAGCGGCGTCTAG
- a CDS encoding ABC transporter permease: MFAFKVARRYLLSNPSQTLLLIAGVALGVTVFIFITALIAGLAVRLTDQVTGNSAHVSLQPATRVARVLAGPDLPVESVALVSTFQRQQIRDWPMVIDLLRANPEVSAISPQISGSAFLVKSEAVAPVAVLGVEPQGIDAISRITPNIIEGDGDLGANGLLIGVRMAEELGLGAGQSVLLRTERGVERQLTVRGVFRTGLQSLDERVAFLSLQTARPLFDLPEGVTNIEVKLKDPQDARATARFLGEATGLRATPWQEKNVGLEDALKAQGQTGTMIQIFSLISIIIGVASALVLSAYRRRSEVGIMRAFGVPGGFILWVFLLQGLLIGLVGALIGCASGYGLCIWLESITRPDGTSILPIAPRQGGYAAALVLTTLGAVIASILPARSASKIDPLEAIQQ; encoded by the coding sequence GTGTTCGCGTTCAAGGTCGCCCGGCGCTACCTGTTGTCCAACCCCTCGCAGACCCTGCTGCTGATCGCGGGGGTCGCCCTGGGGGTGACGGTCTTCATCTTCATCACCGCCCTGATCGCGGGTCTGGCCGTGCGGCTGACCGATCAGGTGACCGGCAACAGCGCCCATGTCAGCCTGCAGCCGGCCACGCGCGTGGCCCGGGTGCTGGCGGGGCCGGACCTGCCGGTCGAGTCGGTGGCCCTGGTCTCGACCTTCCAGCGCCAGCAGATCCGCGACTGGCCGATGGTGATCGACTTGCTGCGCGCCAATCCCGAGGTGTCGGCGATCAGCCCGCAGATTTCCGGCAGCGCCTTCCTGGTCAAGAGCGAGGCGGTCGCGCCGGTGGCGGTGCTGGGCGTGGAGCCACAGGGGATCGACGCCATTTCCCGCATCACGCCCAACATCATCGAGGGTGACGGCGATCTCGGCGCCAACGGTCTGTTGATCGGCGTCCGCATGGCCGAGGAGCTGGGCCTGGGCGCGGGGCAGTCGGTCCTGCTGCGCACCGAGCGCGGCGTGGAGCGGCAGCTGACCGTCCGAGGCGTATTCCGCACCGGGCTGCAAAGTCTGGACGAGCGCGTCGCCTTCCTGTCGCTGCAGACCGCAAGGCCGCTGTTCGACCTGCCGGAGGGCGTGACCAATATCGAGGTCAAGCTGAAGGATCCCCAGGACGCCCGCGCCACGGCCCGCTTTCTGGGCGAGGCGACGGGCCTGCGCGCGACGCCCTGGCAAGAGAAGAATGTCGGCCTTGAGGACGCCCTGAAGGCGCAAGGGCAGACCGGCACGATGATCCAGATCTTCTCGCTGATCTCGATCATCATCGGCGTGGCCAGCGCGCTTGTGCTGTCGGCCTACCGGCGGCGCAGTGAGGTCGGGATCATGCGGGCGTTCGGTGTGCCCGGCGGGTTCATCCTCTGGGTCTTTCTGCTGCAAGGCCTGTTGATCGGCCTGGTCGGTGCGCTGATCGGCTGCGCCTCAGGCTATGGCCTGTGCATCTGGCTCGAGAGCATCACCCGACCCGACGGCACATCCATCCTGCCCATCGCGCCCCGGCAGGGCGGCTATGCGGCGGCGCTGGTGCTTACCACCCTGGGCGCGGTGATCGCCTCCATCCTGCCCGCGCGCTCAGCGTCGAAGATCGATCCGCTGGAGGCCATTCAGCAATGA
- a CDS encoding efflux RND transporter periplasmic adaptor subunit, translated as MMRATSRLVVFLAAAILAVAVVAWFVMSRRPPEAAVLEIRPATIEQALSVVGRVRPLELVQVASPNSGQIVRLLHDEGDRVAAGDPLAVVLATVEQAQTVVDVARERAARAAAAEARLNYQRVKTLYDQGFAAKAALDAARAGLDTAQANVAAASAGVRASAERAQEFVIRAPMAGVVLFRPIDNGQVVSAGQTLFELGSSTGVEIRAEVEEVYADALRPGQVARAALSGSSTIFPARVTEVSPRVDSSTGGRSVRLAAEGDQDLSPGRSVDVTIVVRQRPGAIVIPRAAVLDATAAPKVHVVDAGDIVRARPITVTRWPSVNAIVESGLRAGDRVVLEPAAVKSGAQVTPVAAKPDR; from the coding sequence ATGATGCGGGCGACATCGAGGCTTGTTGTTTTCCTCGCGGCGGCGATCCTGGCGGTCGCCGTGGTGGCGTGGTTTGTGATGTCGCGACGGCCGCCGGAAGCCGCCGTTCTCGAGATCAGGCCCGCGACGATCGAGCAGGCCCTGTCCGTGGTCGGCCGCGTGCGTCCGCTGGAGCTGGTGCAGGTCGCCTCGCCCAATTCCGGACAGATCGTGCGCCTGTTGCATGACGAAGGCGACCGCGTGGCGGCCGGCGATCCGCTCGCCGTGGTGCTGGCGACGGTGGAGCAGGCGCAGACAGTGGTCGATGTGGCGCGCGAGCGGGCGGCGCGGGCCGCCGCCGCCGAGGCGCGGCTCAACTACCAGCGGGTCAAGACGCTGTATGATCAGGGCTTCGCGGCCAAGGCCGCGCTGGACGCCGCCCGGGCGGGACTGGACACCGCCCAGGCCAATGTCGCGGCGGCCTCCGCCGGGGTGCGGGCCTCGGCTGAACGCGCCCAGGAGTTCGTCATCCGCGCCCCGATGGCCGGGGTGGTGTTGTTCCGGCCGATCGACAACGGCCAGGTCGTTTCGGCGGGCCAGACGCTGTTCGAACTGGGCTCGTCCACCGGGGTCGAGATCCGCGCCGAGGTGGAAGAGGTCTATGCCGACGCCCTGCGGCCGGGCCAGGTTGCGCGCGCGGCGCTGTCGGGGTCCTCGACGATCTTTCCCGCCCGCGTGACCGAGGTTTCCCCGCGAGTGGACTCCAGCACCGGCGGGCGTTCGGTGCGGTTGGCGGCCGAGGGCGACCAGGACCTTTCCCCGGGGCGTTCGGTCGACGTGACCATCGTCGTCAGGCAGCGGCCCGGCGCAATCGTGATCCCACGCGCGGCCGTGCTGGACGCCACCGCCGCGCCCAAGGTCCATGTGGTCGACGCGGGCGACATCGTTCGGGCGCGACCGATCACCGTGACGCGGTGGCCCTCGGTCAACGCCATTGTCGAAAGCGGTCTACGGGCGGGGGACAGGGTCGTTCTGGAGCCGGCGGCTGTGAAGTCTGGCGCCCAGGTCACCCCCGTCGCCGCCAAGCCGGACCGCTGA